In Amycolatopsis coloradensis, one genomic interval encodes:
- a CDS encoding AAA family ATPase, with product MSAVRRLEADGADELVERETELRLLTRLIGDLEHGHGGSAAVLGPAGSGRTALLDQVASLAAERGLQVFTACGSATEAQLPYGLLSQLLAPIPELADVPWLHAALSDGTDVQVLHELLCQRLLESARRCPVLLVVDDLILADEQSEAWLAALQRRRGNAPVLLIAAHSGPQDADEADPLSLGGLPWENRHVVRLRPLSEAAVRRLVHAVPAPRPPVAEVYAATRGNPALLAEVLARSSAGPEITAVTADVRRDTVLDLLARLPSDLAALVRTIAAIGTLDEAYLRPLAGPLGMPLGRALRVLADSGLIGTDPAEPMNPQVATWVLAETEADERAGTRRRAAELGHRRAAPEEVVAGLLLGSQPVGEAWALETLHAAALRRREAGDHAEAARYYRRALAEPAPPGMSARLRLELETVEASSCPFTGGLRLARATRVSGDDTVRTRLSAVDLMMQRGAREDALRELALLSEAAVVDRDRADLAALYWLADGSGAGAVHLGIPALPDLDPAALTPAQAAAASWLATIACRDGKAARRLARRAADPSREPITLYSPRLALAITFTQTDDVLEALSVYEEMIADASAAGAGVPVALGLTGKAWIHLQRGRVQAAEDALAEAAAAGPPDGWPSTVATSLSTIQIAAALTRGDLEAAQRAVDAAGDGGPLYSAPYLLFTRGLLELDLKRHRRALGLFQECGRRMNAAGWLNPGLVPWRSHVAIAAQALGDEHTAAAMISEEWRLAQNWGTRTAIGRTHLGAGVAVRSEDAVFRLTQAVNALQQSPARVLYVEAVLLLAAAQLNRGQTSGVPRLLREAERLATAYQLAWATSRIADLGKRLSDRPRRSYRTASRRWRALSPGATDLVRRVLANASNAELAEELGVSKRAVELRLTAIYRQLEVTGRAELRELFDALDKEL from the coding sequence GTGAGCGCCGTCCGGCGGCTCGAAGCCGACGGTGCGGACGAACTCGTCGAACGCGAGACCGAACTGCGTCTGCTCACTCGCCTGATCGGGGATCTCGAGCACGGCCACGGCGGCTCCGCGGCCGTGCTCGGCCCGGCGGGCAGCGGGCGCACGGCGCTGCTGGACCAGGTCGCGTCCCTGGCCGCCGAGCGGGGACTGCAGGTGTTCACCGCGTGCGGCTCGGCCACCGAGGCGCAGCTGCCGTACGGGCTCCTTTCCCAGTTGCTGGCACCGATCCCGGAACTCGCGGACGTCCCGTGGCTGCATGCCGCGCTCTCGGACGGCACCGACGTGCAGGTCCTGCACGAACTGCTCTGCCAGCGGCTGCTGGAGTCGGCCCGGCGCTGCCCGGTCCTGCTGGTCGTCGACGATCTCATCCTGGCCGACGAGCAGTCCGAAGCCTGGCTGGCCGCCTTGCAGCGACGCCGGGGCAACGCCCCCGTGCTGCTCATCGCCGCGCACTCCGGCCCGCAGGACGCCGACGAAGCGGATCCCTTGTCGCTCGGCGGTCTTCCGTGGGAGAACCGGCATGTCGTCCGGTTACGGCCCTTGAGTGAGGCGGCGGTCCGGCGGCTGGTGCACGCGGTCCCCGCGCCGCGGCCGCCGGTGGCCGAGGTCTACGCGGCCACGCGGGGGAATCCCGCCCTGCTCGCGGAGGTGCTCGCCCGGTCGTCCGCCGGTCCGGAGATCACCGCCGTCACCGCGGACGTGCGCCGCGACACCGTGCTCGACCTGCTCGCCCGGCTGCCGTCCGATCTCGCCGCGCTGGTCCGGACGATCGCCGCGATCGGCACCCTCGACGAGGCATACCTGCGGCCGCTCGCCGGGCCGCTCGGGATGCCGCTGGGCCGGGCGCTGCGGGTGCTGGCGGACTCCGGCCTGATCGGGACCGATCCCGCCGAGCCGATGAACCCGCAGGTGGCCACCTGGGTGCTCGCCGAGACCGAAGCGGACGAGCGGGCGGGGACGCGCCGCCGGGCCGCCGAACTCGGGCATCGCCGGGCCGCCCCGGAGGAGGTCGTCGCCGGGCTGCTGCTCGGCTCGCAACCGGTCGGCGAGGCCTGGGCCTTGGAGACGCTGCACGCCGCGGCGTTGCGCCGCCGCGAAGCCGGGGATCACGCCGAAGCGGCGCGCTACTACCGGAGAGCGCTGGCCGAACCGGCGCCGCCGGGGATGTCGGCGCGGCTGCGGCTGGAACTCGAGACCGTCGAGGCGTCGTCGTGCCCGTTCACCGGAGGGCTGCGGCTGGCGAGGGCGACCAGGGTTTCCGGTGACGACACCGTCCGAACGCGACTGTCCGCTGTGGACCTGATGATGCAGCGAGGCGCCAGGGAAGACGCCTTGCGCGAGCTGGCCCTCCTGAGCGAGGCCGCGGTCGTCGATCGGGACCGCGCGGATCTGGCGGCGTTGTACTGGCTGGCCGACGGGAGCGGCGCGGGCGCCGTCCATCTCGGCATCCCCGCACTGCCGGATCTCGACCCGGCGGCACTGACCCCCGCGCAGGCGGCCGCCGCGTCCTGGCTGGCCACGATCGCCTGCCGCGACGGCAAAGCCGCCCGGCGGCTGGCCCGGCGCGCGGCGGATCCGTCCCGCGAACCCATCACCCTCTACTCGCCGCGGCTGGCGCTGGCCATCACCTTCACCCAGACCGACGACGTCCTGGAAGCGCTTTCGGTGTACGAGGAGATGATCGCGGACGCGAGCGCGGCCGGGGCGGGCGTGCCGGTGGCCCTCGGGCTCACCGGCAAGGCCTGGATCCATCTGCAGCGCGGTCGCGTGCAGGCCGCCGAGGACGCGCTCGCCGAAGCCGCCGCCGCCGGCCCACCGGACGGCTGGCCATCGACGGTCGCCACGTCGCTGAGCACGATCCAGATCGCGGCGGCCCTCACCCGCGGGGATCTCGAAGCCGCCCAGCGCGCCGTCGACGCCGCGGGCGACGGCGGGCCGCTGTACTCCGCGCCCTATCTGCTTTTCACGCGCGGGCTCCTGGAACTGGACCTGAAACGCCACCGCCGGGCGCTGGGCCTGTTCCAGGAATGCGGCAGGCGGATGAACGCGGCGGGCTGGCTGAACCCGGGCCTGGTGCCGTGGCGTTCGCATGTCGCCATCGCGGCGCAGGCGCTCGGCGACGAGCACACCGCGGCCGCGATGATCAGCGAGGAATGGCGGCTGGCGCAGAACTGGGGCACGCGCACCGCGATCGGGCGGACCCATCTGGGGGCGGGTGTCGCGGTCCGCTCCGAGGACGCGGTGTTCCGGCTGACCCAGGCGGTCAACGCGCTCCAGCAGTCGCCGGCCAGGGTGCTCTACGTCGAGGCGGTCCTGCTGCTCGCGGCCGCCCAGCTCAACCGCGGCCAGACCAGCGGCGTGCCGCGGCTGCTGCGCGAAGCCGAACGGCTGGCCACCGCGTATCAGCTCGCGTGGGCCACGTCCCGGATCGCGGACCTCGGGAAACGGCTGTCCGACCGGCCGCGGCGGTCCTACCGCACGGCGTCCCGGCGCTGGCGGGCGCTCTCGCCCGGTGCGACCGACCTCGTCCGCCGCGTGCTCGCGAATGCCTCCAACGCCGAACTGGCTGAAGAACTGGGCGTGAGCAAACGCGCCGTCGAGCTGCGGCTCACCGCGATCTACCGGCAGCTCGAGGTGACCGGGCGGGCCGAGTTGCGCGAGCTGTTCGACGCGCTGGACAAGGAGCTCTGA